In the genome of Raphanus sativus cultivar WK10039 chromosome 4, ASM80110v3, whole genome shotgun sequence, one region contains:
- the LOC108852844 gene encoding uncharacterized protein LOC108852844 has protein sequence MLITPASPCCSIAGLLLSRQFLRITKTPSLTNSNTRTTISTVPTKARASKPSLRCGARRRVRDDGEDEDESYGYNEEIAMLETYSQSCREEALIVTATVDGEEVEVLIFKGFSSCLSGETAVDPARSVLPERAVITKIDRVRGPFDPSEIHYIQKGLSFEAFKETMITFK, from the coding sequence aTGCTTATCACGCCCGCGAGTCCATGCTGCAGCATAGCCGGATTACTCCTCTCCCGGCAGTTTCTTCGAATAACCAAAACACCATCACTCACAAACTCTAATACCCGTACAACCATTTCAACCGTTCCCACGAAGGCGAGAGCTTCCAAGCCGTCGTTACGGTGCGGTGCTCGGAGAAGGGTGAGAGACGACGGAGAAGATGAGGACGAATCTTACGGATACAACGAGGAGATAGCGATGCTGGAGACTTATAGCCAGTCGTGTAGAGAAGAAGCGCTCATCGTGACGGCCACTGTTGACGGTGAAGAGGTCGAAGTTCTCATCTTTAAAGGATTCTCTTCGTGTCTGAGCGGAGAGACGGCGGTGGACCCCGCGAGGAGTGTGCTACCGGAGAGAGCAGTGATTACAAAGATAGATAGAGTGAGAGGTCCTTTTGATCCTTCAGAGATTCATTACATTCAGAAAGGACTCTCTTTTGAAGCCTTTAAGGAGACGATGATCACGTTCAAGTAG
- the LOC108848244 gene encoding microtubule-associated protein 70-3 isoform X1, translated as MEERGYAYEVNNGRSEFGSSRRNSSPQRPSLTKSSSVREGGGSKGRRSMKPSATADDEFITLLHGSDPVRIELSRLENEVRDKDRELSESQAEIKALRLSERQREKAVEELTEELGKMSEKLKLAENLVQSKNLEIKKINEEKRASMAAQFAAEATLRRVHAAQKDDDMPPIEAILAPLEAELKLARHEIAKLQEDNRALDRLTKSKEAALLDAERTVETALAKASMVDDLQNKNQELMKQIEICQEENRILDRMHRQKVAEVEKFTQTVRELEEAVLAGGAAANAVRDYQRKFQEMNEERRVLDRELARAKVSASRVATVVANEWKDGSDKVMPVKQWLEERRFLQGEMQQLRDKLAIADRAAKSEAQLKEKFQLRLKVLEESLRGPPSGGNRTTPEGRSISNGPSRRQSLGGADVIPKLTSNGFFSKRTPSSQFRSLSSSASTVLKHARGTSKSFDGGSRSLDRSKVLTNERGSNKFPLNQSSEGTSSGGDSPNSTKQGESEKPVGGTGNDSVPGVLHDLLQKEVITLRKAAHDKDQSIRDKDEAIEMLAKKVETLTKAMEVEAKKMRREVAAMEKEVSAMRVDNKGPDSRTRRLSTATTNSRGSSTTTAHLLSGSRGSGRMGMTRSTQ; from the exons ATGGAGGAAAGAGGATATGCGTATGAGGTTAACAATGGCCGGAGTGAGTTTGGGAGTTCTCGGAGAAACTCTTCGCCGCAGAGACCGTCATTGACGAAGTCGTCGTCTGTTCGTGAAGGAGGAGGAAGCAAAGGACGGAGGTCGATGAAGCCGAGTGCCACCGCCGACGACGAGTTCATTACGTTACTCCATGGCTCAGATCCGGTGAGAATCGAGCTCAGTAGGCTCGAGAATGAAGTCAGAG ATAAAGATCGGGAATTGTCTGAATCCCAAGCTGAGATCAAGGCTTTGAGGTTGTCTGAACGCCAAAGAGAGAAGGCTGTTGAAGAG CTTACCGAAGAGTTGGGAAAGATGTCGGAGAAGCTCAAACTGGCTGAGAACCTTGTCCAGAGTAAA AACCTTGAAATCAAGAAAATAAACGAAGAAAAAAGGGCTTCAATGGCAGCTCAGTTTGCAGCAGAAGCCACTCTTCGAAGGGTCCACGCTGCTCAAAAGGATGACGATATGCCTCCTATTGAAGCCATTCTTGCCCCTCTAGAGGCTGAACTCAAGTTGGCGAGACATGAA ATTGCTAAACTTCAAGAAGATAACAGAGCATTGGACCGTCTAACTAAATCAAAGGAGGCAGCTTTGCTGGATGCCGAAAGAACTGTCGAGACTGCTCTTGCCAAGGCTTCTATGGTTGATGATCTCCAGAACAAAAACCAAGAGTTAATGAAACAGATAGAGATTTGTCAG GAAGAGAACAGGATTCTGGACAGGATGCACAGACAGAAGGTTGCAGAAGTTGAAAAGTTTACACAGACCGTGCGAGAGCTAGAAGAAGCTGTTCTTGCTGGTGGTGCAGCTGCAAATGCAGTGAGAGATTACCAGAGGAAATTCCAAGAAATGAAT GAAGAGAGGAGAGTCCTTGACCGGGAGCTGGCCCGTGCAAAGGTAAGCGCAAGCAGGGTTGCAACTGTAGTGGCGAATGAGTGGAAAGATGGTAGCGACAAAGTGATGCCTGTGAAACAATGGCTCGAAGAACGGAGATTTCTGCAG GGAGAAATGCAACAACTACGTGACAAACTTGCCATAGCTGACCGAGCTGCAAAATCAGAAGCTCAGCTGAAG GAGAAATTTCAACTGAGGCTTAAGGTCTTAGAAGAGAGTCTAAGAGGGCCTCCAAGCGGTGGCAACAGAACGACACCTGAAGGAAGAAGTATTAGCAACGGGCCTTCTCGGAGACAATCACTTGGCGGAGCTGATGTCATACCAAAACTGACCTCAAATGGATTCTTCTCCAAGAGAACACCGAGTTCTCAGTTCAGATCTTTGAGTTCCAGTGCAAGTACAGTACTGAAGCATGCTAGAGGAACATCCAAATCATTCGACGGAGGCAGCAGATCTTTAGATAGGAGTAAAGTGCTAACAAACGAACGTGGCTCGAATAAGTTTCCATTGAACCAATCTTCTGAAGGAACCAGCAGCGGAGGCGACTCACCTAACTCAACAAAACAAGGAGAGTCAGAGAAGCCTGTAGGAGGAACGGGTAATGATAGTGTCCCAGGAGTCTTGCATGATTTGCTTCAAAAGGAGGTGATAACTTTAAGAAAAGCTGCTCATGATAAAGATCAAAGCATAAGAGATAAGGACGAAGCTATTGAG ATGTTAGCTAAGAAGGTTGAGACACTAACAAAGGCGATGGAGGTAGAGGCAAAGAAGATGAGGAGAGAAGTAGCTGCAATGGAGAAAGAAGTTTCAGCCATGCGTGTGGATAATAAAGGACCAGATAGTAGAACAAGACGTCTCTCTACTGCTACTACTAACTCAAGGGGATCTTCAACAACTACTGCACATTTACTCTCTGGAAG CAGAGGGTCAGGACGAATGGGGATGACAAGGAGCACGCAGTAA
- the LOC108848244 gene encoding microtubule-associated protein 70-3 isoform X2: MEERGYAYEVNNGRSEFGSSRRNSSPQRPSLTKSSSVREGGGSKGRRSMKPSATADDEFITLLHGSDPVRIELSRLENEVRDKDRELSESQAEIKALRLSERQREKAVEELTEELGKMSEKLKLAENLVQSKNLEIKKINEEKRASMAAQFAAEATLRRVHAAQKDDDMPPIEAILAPLEAELKLARHEIAKLQEDNRALDRLTKSKEAALLDAERTVETALAKASMVDDLQNKNQELMKQIEICQEENRILDRMHRQKVAEVEKFTQTVRELEEAVLAGGAAANAVRDYQRKFQEMNEERRVLDRELARAKVSASRVATVVANEWKDGSDKVMPVKQWLEERRFLQGEMQQLRDKLAIADRAAKSEAQLKEKFQLRLKVLEESLRGPPSGGNRTTPEGRSISNGPSRRQSLGGADVIPKLTSNGFFSKRTPSSQFRSLSSSASTVLKHARGTSKSFDGGSRSLDRSKVLTNERGSNKFPLNQSSEGTSSGGDSPNSTKQGESEKPVGGTGNDSVPGVLHDLLQKEVITLRKAAHDKDQSIRDKDEAIEMLAKKVETLTKAMEVEAKKMRREVAAMEKEVSAMRVDNKGPDSRTRRLSTATTNSRGSSTTTAHLLSGRGSGRMGMTRSTQ; the protein is encoded by the exons ATGGAGGAAAGAGGATATGCGTATGAGGTTAACAATGGCCGGAGTGAGTTTGGGAGTTCTCGGAGAAACTCTTCGCCGCAGAGACCGTCATTGACGAAGTCGTCGTCTGTTCGTGAAGGAGGAGGAAGCAAAGGACGGAGGTCGATGAAGCCGAGTGCCACCGCCGACGACGAGTTCATTACGTTACTCCATGGCTCAGATCCGGTGAGAATCGAGCTCAGTAGGCTCGAGAATGAAGTCAGAG ATAAAGATCGGGAATTGTCTGAATCCCAAGCTGAGATCAAGGCTTTGAGGTTGTCTGAACGCCAAAGAGAGAAGGCTGTTGAAGAG CTTACCGAAGAGTTGGGAAAGATGTCGGAGAAGCTCAAACTGGCTGAGAACCTTGTCCAGAGTAAA AACCTTGAAATCAAGAAAATAAACGAAGAAAAAAGGGCTTCAATGGCAGCTCAGTTTGCAGCAGAAGCCACTCTTCGAAGGGTCCACGCTGCTCAAAAGGATGACGATATGCCTCCTATTGAAGCCATTCTTGCCCCTCTAGAGGCTGAACTCAAGTTGGCGAGACATGAA ATTGCTAAACTTCAAGAAGATAACAGAGCATTGGACCGTCTAACTAAATCAAAGGAGGCAGCTTTGCTGGATGCCGAAAGAACTGTCGAGACTGCTCTTGCCAAGGCTTCTATGGTTGATGATCTCCAGAACAAAAACCAAGAGTTAATGAAACAGATAGAGATTTGTCAG GAAGAGAACAGGATTCTGGACAGGATGCACAGACAGAAGGTTGCAGAAGTTGAAAAGTTTACACAGACCGTGCGAGAGCTAGAAGAAGCTGTTCTTGCTGGTGGTGCAGCTGCAAATGCAGTGAGAGATTACCAGAGGAAATTCCAAGAAATGAAT GAAGAGAGGAGAGTCCTTGACCGGGAGCTGGCCCGTGCAAAGGTAAGCGCAAGCAGGGTTGCAACTGTAGTGGCGAATGAGTGGAAAGATGGTAGCGACAAAGTGATGCCTGTGAAACAATGGCTCGAAGAACGGAGATTTCTGCAG GGAGAAATGCAACAACTACGTGACAAACTTGCCATAGCTGACCGAGCTGCAAAATCAGAAGCTCAGCTGAAG GAGAAATTTCAACTGAGGCTTAAGGTCTTAGAAGAGAGTCTAAGAGGGCCTCCAAGCGGTGGCAACAGAACGACACCTGAAGGAAGAAGTATTAGCAACGGGCCTTCTCGGAGACAATCACTTGGCGGAGCTGATGTCATACCAAAACTGACCTCAAATGGATTCTTCTCCAAGAGAACACCGAGTTCTCAGTTCAGATCTTTGAGTTCCAGTGCAAGTACAGTACTGAAGCATGCTAGAGGAACATCCAAATCATTCGACGGAGGCAGCAGATCTTTAGATAGGAGTAAAGTGCTAACAAACGAACGTGGCTCGAATAAGTTTCCATTGAACCAATCTTCTGAAGGAACCAGCAGCGGAGGCGACTCACCTAACTCAACAAAACAAGGAGAGTCAGAGAAGCCTGTAGGAGGAACGGGTAATGATAGTGTCCCAGGAGTCTTGCATGATTTGCTTCAAAAGGAGGTGATAACTTTAAGAAAAGCTGCTCATGATAAAGATCAAAGCATAAGAGATAAGGACGAAGCTATTGAG ATGTTAGCTAAGAAGGTTGAGACACTAACAAAGGCGATGGAGGTAGAGGCAAAGAAGATGAGGAGAGAAGTAGCTGCAATGGAGAAAGAAGTTTCAGCCATGCGTGTGGATAATAAAGGACCAGATAGTAGAACAAGACGTCTCTCTACTGCTACTACTAACTCAAGGGGATCTTCAACAACTACTGCACATTTACTCTCTGGAAG AGGGTCAGGACGAATGGGGATGACAAGGAGCACGCAGTAA
- the LOC108853398 gene encoding eukaryotic translation initiation factor 5A-3-like, producing the protein MTESSDAGGSSASKIGTLRLASDIEINDFIDLSGKPCRVVDFYTKGGLCHFGAINMLTGNMVRSIVPPSTQFVIPDVSRDLYQLTGISYKDDTVTLLHRSGAYTRDDIFLPRNRNLRTMMVDGFNNGNSVVVGIVTSLGQDAVYAVDVYQAGTAITFDPNDDLLNQSKTNDSSNVVLVRNVGF; encoded by the exons ATGACGGAGTCCAGTGACGCCGGAGGTTCCAGTGCTAGTAAGATCGGAACCTTACGTCTCGCCAGTGACATCGAGATCAATGACTTCATCGACCTCTCTGGGAAACCCTGCAGG GTTGTTGATTTCTACACGAAGGGAGGCCTTTGTCACTTTGGCGCCATAAATATGTTAACTGGCAACATGGTGAGGAGCATTGTTCCCCCTTCCACACAGTTTGTT ATTCCAGATGTGAGCCGTGATCTTTACCAGTTGACGGGTATCTCCTACAAGGATGATACt GTTACCCTTCTGCATCGTAGCGGTGCCTACACTAGGGACGATATCTTTCTTCCCCGGAACAGGAACCTCAGGACCATG ATGGTTGATGGATTCAACAATGGTAACAGCGTTGTTGTGGGTATCGTCACTTCATTGGGGCAGGATGCTGTTTATGCCGTCGATGTCTACCAGGCCGGTACAGCTATTACTTTCGATCCCAATGATGATCTTTTGAACCAAAGCAAAACAAATGACAGTAGTAATGTTGTTTTGGTCAGAAATGTTGGCTTCTAA